A single region of the Saprospiraceae bacterium genome encodes:
- the manA gene encoding mannose-6-phosphate isomerase, class I: MQPIIPLKGIVQHYDWGGFDFLPQLLSQSNINHQAFAELWMGTHKNGTAIALLADRELSLKTLIEQNPEAILGPSVSKHFQGQLPFLFKILDVRKMLSIQAHPNKANAIAGFRFENEQGVPLHAPHRNFKDDNHKPEVMVALTDFWLLHGFQSATAIARVLTNTPEFASLLPAFKEKNTKRLYQTIMEMPQIAVDQLLQPLKERLELAEKKGELEKSSPDYWANLAFKDYTRDGHYDRGIFSIYLFNLVFIPTGQGIFQDAGIPHAYLEGVNVELMANSDNVFRGGLTPKHVDVPELLKHLVFDAVTPQILQGEKQNEVETYFPTPAADFALFQLQFDQGQQLEKPAQQTAFIYIVLEGIVHVSSNNQRGIFQQGDSFMVPATYAIKMTAQDKALLFGASAGKIV; encoded by the coding sequence ATGCAACCCATTATTCCACTAAAAGGCATCGTCCAGCATTACGATTGGGGCGGCTTTGACTTCCTTCCCCAATTGTTGTCGCAATCAAATATCAACCATCAGGCTTTCGCGGAACTCTGGATGGGTACTCATAAAAACGGTACCGCCATCGCCCTTTTAGCTGACCGTGAATTGTCTTTAAAAACACTAATCGAACAAAACCCTGAAGCGATCCTGGGACCGTCGGTTTCAAAACATTTCCAAGGCCAGCTTCCCTTTCTTTTTAAAATCCTGGATGTGAGAAAAATGCTCTCTATCCAGGCCCATCCGAACAAAGCTAATGCCATAGCGGGTTTCCGCTTCGAAAATGAACAAGGTGTGCCACTTCACGCCCCTCACCGAAATTTTAAAGATGATAACCACAAACCGGAAGTGATGGTAGCATTGACTGATTTTTGGCTGCTACATGGCTTCCAGTCGGCAACGGCCATCGCAAGAGTTCTAACCAATACTCCCGAATTTGCTTCCTTGCTCCCGGCTTTCAAGGAAAAAAACACCAAAAGGCTTTACCAAACTATTATGGAAATGCCTCAAATCGCAGTGGATCAACTGCTTCAGCCCCTCAAAGAACGCCTGGAGTTGGCGGAAAAGAAAGGCGAATTAGAAAAATCTTCTCCCGATTACTGGGCCAACCTGGCTTTTAAAGATTATACCCGTGACGGACACTATGATCGGGGTATTTTTTCTATCTATTTGTTTAACCTAGTATTTATTCCCACAGGACAAGGCATTTTTCAGGATGCCGGCATTCCCCACGCCTACCTGGAGGGGGTCAATGTTGAATTGATGGCCAATTCTGACAACGTATTTCGTGGAGGCCTCACCCCCAAACATGTTGACGTTCCTGAGTTATTAAAACACCTCGTATTTGATGCGGTTACACCTCAAATCCTGCAAGGAGAAAAACAAAATGAAGTGGAGACCTATTTTCCTACACCGGCAGCAGATTTTGCCCTTTTTCAACTACAGTTTGACCAGGGACAACAACTAGAGAAACCAGCACAGCAGACTGCTTTTATTTATATCGTTTTGGAAGGGATCGTCCATGTATCATCCAATAACCAAAGGGGCATTTTCCAGCAA
- a CDS encoding YceI family protein — protein sequence MNATMKFLLTLCSVIVLSACGNAPQGEQAATGDAVESNMEVSATAIAYNVDTEASVVNWVGSKPTGAQHTGVIKLNGGELFVEDGTITGGTFGLDMNSIAVLDDMKPEMLAKLEGHLKTGDFFEVEKFPTGSFEITNVAALEGDTTATHSITGNLTLKGITKSITIPATVNLSESVMTAMSPVFTINRTEWDVMYNSGVIGTVKDKLINDDVALQIKLSASPQQAEATN from the coding sequence ATGAATGCAACAATGAAATTTTTATTGACACTATGTAGTGTCATCGTATTATCGGCTTGTGGTAATGCACCACAGGGTGAACAAGCAGCAACTGGCGATGCCGTAGAATCAAATATGGAAGTCAGTGCCACTGCTATTGCTTACAACGTAGATACCGAAGCTAGTGTAGTCAACTGGGTAGGTAGCAAACCAACAGGTGCGCAGCATACCGGTGTGATTAAATTAAACGGAGGTGAGCTATTTGTAGAAGATGGTACCATTACTGGCGGTACTTTTGGTTTGGACATGAACTCTATTGCCGTATTAGACGACATGAAACCAGAAATGCTAGCAAAGTTGGAAGGACACTTGAAAACAGGCGATTTCTTTGAAGTAGAGAAATTCCCTACAGGTTCTTTCGAAATTACCAACGTAGCAGCATTGGAAGGCGATACAACAGCCACTCATTCCATTACTGGTAACCTTACCTTGAAAGGTATCACCAAAAGCATTACTATTCCTGCAACTGTTAACCTATCAGAAAGTGTGATGACGGCTATGTCGCCAGTATTCACGATCAACAGGACAGAATGGGATGTAATGTACAATTCTGGTGTCATCGGAACGGTAAAAGACAAATTGATTAATGATGATGTTGCTTTGCAGATTAAATTATCTGCTTCTCCACAACAAGCAGAGGCAACCAACTAA
- a CDS encoding peptidylprolyl isomerase gives MALIGKIRKNSWILVVLIGLGLGGFIVMDMTSNANIGGGGGNQTTLGEVDGIKLDRQRFEKAYSLVYANAGGNTYSQRAQLWNYFLEEALVKEEAEKLGISVSNTELASLEFGPNYSPVILSRFQNPNAPGTVDVNQLNQIKQLIDGGNLKAAIDGGQLNSQFPDYWKYQREEIVKSRLQTKLNNLVSKAMYTPTWMAEMGFAEQNHPVNFAYVKVPFDEIDNSEVSLTDADFSNFLKENAAKYEIEEETRRVEYVVFNVAPTKADSTKLRQTIAEQVAPFQAATNDSVFVLQRQGLIDPRYIDRAGLSAVVADTLLGGMAVGSVYGPYLDGNTYKAVKLQDRYTMADSADSRHILISATTPETFRSAEKLIDSLKSVLEARTTPFDTLALKFSQDPGSASTGGKYENTTPNMFVPEYNKVLFITGEINKLYKVKTSYGWHLIEVLKRSSSTTERVRVAYLVEAIEPSKETQDDLFQQASQFIGTNQSIEAVRKAATEAGLTLETSASLKANDFVVGSLGSGEDARQIVKWAFTANPGKVSPSVYSFQDVVGYYDNKYVVAALSSIQKAGLPKIENIRSEIEQLVINAKKGELLSGKMTGKDLVAIAGEFDTKVDTMVGAKFSQSFITGLGNEPKVVATAFNLDQDQLSKPIIGETGVYVIKTTLKPALATPSNLPQVRQTMSSQARAQVATRLVPSMVKTASIDDFRAKFY, from the coding sequence ATGGCATTAATAGGAAAAATTCGGAAAAATTCATGGATTCTAGTCGTGCTAATTGGTCTCGGCTTAGGAGGATTCATCGTTATGGATATGACTTCCAACGCCAATATCGGTGGTGGAGGGGGCAACCAAACGACCCTGGGAGAAGTTGATGGCATTAAATTAGACAGACAACGCTTCGAAAAAGCATATAGTCTGGTTTATGCCAATGCAGGGGGAAATACATACAGCCAACGCGCTCAATTGTGGAACTACTTCCTCGAGGAAGCGCTTGTAAAAGAAGAAGCTGAAAAACTGGGGATATCGGTTAGCAATACAGAGCTAGCCTCTTTGGAGTTTGGCCCCAACTACAGCCCGGTAATCCTTTCTCGATTCCAAAACCCCAATGCTCCTGGAACCGTAGATGTGAACCAACTCAACCAAATCAAACAATTGATTGATGGCGGAAATTTAAAAGCAGCCATCGATGGTGGCCAGTTGAATTCCCAATTTCCTGATTATTGGAAATACCAAAGAGAGGAAATTGTAAAAAGTAGGTTGCAGACCAAACTCAACAACCTGGTGAGTAAAGCCATGTATACGCCTACCTGGATGGCTGAAATGGGCTTTGCAGAACAAAACCACCCCGTTAACTTTGCCTATGTTAAAGTTCCCTTTGATGAAATAGATAATTCAGAGGTGAGTTTGACAGATGCTGATTTCAGCAATTTCCTAAAAGAAAATGCGGCTAAATATGAAATAGAAGAGGAAACTCGCCGCGTAGAATACGTCGTGTTTAATGTGGCTCCTACAAAAGCGGATAGCACCAAGCTTCGCCAAACTATTGCCGAACAGGTTGCTCCCTTCCAGGCAGCAACCAATGATTCCGTTTTCGTGCTGCAAAGACAAGGGCTTATTGATCCTCGCTACATTGATCGCGCTGGGCTTAGCGCAGTAGTCGCAGATACCCTCCTTGGAGGCATGGCTGTTGGCTCCGTATATGGCCCGTACCTGGATGGTAATACCTATAAGGCGGTGAAATTGCAAGATCGCTACACCATGGCAGATTCTGCCGATTCCCGCCATATCTTGATTTCAGCAACTACGCCTGAAACTTTTAGATCTGCCGAAAAGCTTATTGATAGCCTGAAAAGTGTCCTCGAAGCAAGAACAACCCCTTTCGATACCTTGGCACTTAAATTTAGCCAAGACCCAGGCAGCGCCAGCACTGGCGGTAAATATGAAAATACAACGCCAAACATGTTTGTGCCAGAATACAATAAAGTCTTATTCATTACTGGCGAAATAAATAAACTGTATAAGGTCAAAACAAGCTATGGCTGGCATTTGATCGAAGTATTAAAACGCAGTTCTTCCACCACTGAACGCGTACGAGTCGCTTATTTGGTAGAAGCCATTGAGCCAAGTAAAGAAACCCAAGATGATCTGTTCCAACAAGCATCCCAGTTTATTGGTACGAATCAAAGTATTGAAGCGGTTCGAAAAGCAGCTACAGAGGCGGGGCTAACCCTTGAAACCTCCGCTTCTCTAAAAGCGAATGACTTTGTCGTAGGTTCGCTTGGTTCGGGAGAAGATGCTCGACAAATCGTCAAATGGGCCTTTACAGCTAATCCAGGTAAAGTCTCTCCTTCTGTATACTCTTTCCAAGACGTGGTTGGGTATTACGACAACAAATACGTAGTGGCAGCTTTGTCTAGCATTCAAAAGGCTGGTCTCCCTAAAATAGAGAACATCAGATCAGAAATTGAACAATTAGTTATCAATGCCAAGAAAGGTGAGCTATTGTCTGGTAAAATGACTGGCAAAGATTTAGTAGCTATTGCTGGCGAGTTCGACACCAAAGTCGATACCATGGTTGGTGCTAAATTTTCTCAAAGCTTTATCACAGGCCTGGGAAATGAACCCAAAGTAGTGGCAACTGCTTTCAACTTGGATCAAGACCAGTTATCTAAGCCCATTATTGGTGAAACAGGGGTGTATGTTATTAAAACGACACTCAAACCTGCTTTGGCTACACCTAGCAACTTGCCTCAGGTTAGACAAACCATGTCCTCTCAGGCAAGAGCACAGGTCGCAACGCGATTGGTTCCATCAATGGTCAAAACAGCTAGTATAGATGACTTCCGCGCTAAGTTTTATTAA
- a CDS encoding response regulator transcription factor, whose amino-acid sequence MKAHLLYVEDDATLSFVTRDNLELQGYHITHCDDGAKALKAIKQADYDLCILDVMLPEIDGYTVAREIRHINEDVPILFLTAKSLKEDRIHGLKLGADDYITKPFSIEELILKIEIFLRRSKISKPALPNIIQLGKYHFNHANLNLSFNGLSRQLTQKEADLLQLFAAAPNKVIKRGAILEQLWGENDYFMGRSLDVFISRLRKYLQKDESLRIENIHGVGFKFICPV is encoded by the coding sequence ATGAAAGCACATTTATTGTATGTTGAAGACGATGCCACTTTGAGTTTTGTCACACGCGATAATCTCGAATTACAAGGCTATCACATCACGCATTGCGATGATGGGGCAAAAGCACTAAAGGCGATAAAACAAGCAGACTATGACTTGTGCATCCTGGACGTTATGCTCCCCGAAATAGACGGTTATACGGTCGCAAGAGAAATCAGGCATATCAATGAGGATGTCCCCATTTTGTTTTTGACAGCTAAATCTTTAAAAGAGGATAGAATTCATGGACTAAAGCTTGGGGCCGACGACTATATTACCAAACCCTTTAGTATAGAGGAACTGATCCTCAAAATTGAAATCTTTCTTCGCAGAAGCAAAATATCCAAACCGGCCTTACCCAATATCATCCAATTGGGCAAATACCACTTTAATCATGCAAACCTAAACCTCTCCTTCAATGGGCTTTCGCGACAACTCACCCAAAAGGAAGCTGATTTACTTCAGTTGTTTGCTGCTGCACCTAATAAAGTGATTAAAAGAGGAGCCATTCTTGAACAACTTTGGGGCGAGAACGATTATTTTATGGGGCGAAGCCTGGATGTTTTTATTTCCCGCTTGCGTAAATACCTGCAAAAGGATGAATCGCTTCGAATAGAAAATATTCATGGCGTTGGTTTCAAGTTTATTTGCCCAGTCTAG
- a CDS encoding HAMP domain-containing sensor histidine kinase — MQNSSINRVIILGILALMGAVSMQSYYVISTWNINENEFRQKVNLALYNVAKDLAKLNGATLPPREVINQRTSNYYIVNVEYEIDKGNLEYFLQKQLEALALNIDFEYAVFNCNTNNMEYGGYCSYEPGREVKNIEPDLPKDNKFVYYFGVKFPTRSGYLMGEMQLNIFLSALLLLIVFFFGYSMSVILQQRRLSKMQKDFINNMTHEFKTPISTIKISTDVFLNNPLIRDNDRLFQYANIIQQQNQRLNHQVEKVLQLAKIEENNFDLKREKVLLNHLLSDIMAGTKLRVEEMNGKFETDIPPQQLIIYADPLHLTNILHNLLDNAIKYCNQTPYIKLDIHLESNNKLILSVIDKGIGIKKEYQTKIFDKFYRVPTGDIHNVKGFGLGLFYVKNVCDSHGWKLQLESEEGEGTKVSISIPIQQMINPEK; from the coding sequence ATGCAAAATAGTTCGATCAATCGGGTGATTATTTTAGGGATTTTGGCGTTAATGGGCGCCGTATCTATGCAATCCTATTATGTAATCAGTACCTGGAATATCAACGAAAATGAGTTTCGCCAAAAGGTAAATCTCGCCCTTTACAATGTGGCCAAAGATTTGGCTAAACTAAATGGCGCAACACTCCCGCCGCGAGAAGTCATCAACCAGCGGACCAGTAATTATTATATTGTTAATGTCGAATACGAAATTGACAAAGGCAACCTCGAGTATTTCCTTCAAAAACAACTCGAAGCATTGGCATTGAACATAGATTTTGAATACGCTGTGTTCAATTGCAATACCAATAATATGGAGTATGGTGGCTACTGTAGCTACGAACCTGGCCGAGAAGTGAAAAATATTGAGCCAGACCTACCAAAAGACAATAAGTTCGTTTATTATTTTGGCGTTAAATTCCCAACCCGATCGGGATACTTGATGGGAGAAATGCAATTAAACATCTTTCTCTCTGCCTTGCTGCTTTTAATTGTTTTCTTTTTTGGTTACTCCATGTCCGTTATTTTGCAACAAAGACGCCTTTCTAAGATGCAAAAAGATTTTATCAACAATATGACACATGAGTTTAAAACGCCCATCTCCACGATTAAGATTTCAACAGATGTTTTTTTAAATAATCCGCTAATCAGAGACAATGATCGGCTTTTTCAGTATGCCAATATTATCCAACAACAAAACCAACGCCTCAATCACCAAGTCGAAAAAGTCTTGCAATTGGCCAAAATAGAAGAAAATAATTTTGACCTCAAACGAGAGAAAGTGTTACTCAATCATCTTTTGTCAGATATTATGGCAGGAACAAAATTGAGAGTTGAAGAAATGAATGGTAAATTTGAAACCGACATCCCTCCTCAACAATTGATAATTTATGCAGATCCCTTACACCTAACTAATATTTTACACAACCTACTGGATAACGCCATTAAGTATTGTAACCAAACACCATATATCAAACTGGACATTCACCTGGAATCCAATAATAAACTCATCTTAAGCGTCATAGACAAAGGGATCGGTATTAAAAAAGAATACCAAACCAAAATCTTTGATAAATTTTATCGCGTCCCAACAGGGGATATTCATAATGTCAAAGGCTTTGGATTAGGTTTGTTTTATGTTAAAAATGTTTGTGATTCACACGGTTGGAAACTACAACTGGAGAGTGAAGAAGGTGAGGGAACAAAAGTAAGCATCAGCATCCCTATCCAGCAAATGATTAATCCTGAAAAATGA
- a CDS encoding DUF4271 domain-containing protein, with amino-acid sequence MKTRLTIFWIICGLRLAITVHAQNGTGENPFELTPRLKDKPQTEKQVREVPENTNPFDLVTPTPETPKLIEPLVRTEEVDEEGPFGGPSFLLGVILFGLVLMTVLVTSLRPFLVKCYRAVLNENMLNQIYRERETGLFVPYFILYLMFFVNAGIFLFLLLKYHHITFTNYPILLLTGCVLLISLLFFLKHLLLAVVGGIFPVTKETSIYSFTIMVYCIMLGLVLAPVNLMIAYAPDELANILILGSLFFIVSLYVIRGFRGLLLANDYLRFNIFHFLLYICTVEIVPVLVLYKLITNQL; translated from the coding sequence ATGAAAACACGACTAACCATATTTTGGATCATTTGTGGCTTGAGACTGGCGATTACTGTTCATGCACAGAACGGTACGGGCGAAAACCCTTTTGAATTGACCCCCCGGCTGAAAGATAAGCCCCAAACGGAAAAACAAGTCCGTGAAGTGCCGGAAAATACCAACCCATTTGATTTGGTAACACCCACCCCAGAGACGCCCAAACTCATCGAACCACTCGTTCGAACAGAAGAGGTGGATGAAGAGGGACCATTTGGCGGCCCTAGCTTTTTGCTTGGCGTTATTCTTTTTGGTTTGGTTTTGATGACCGTTTTGGTGACGAGTTTAAGGCCGTTTCTAGTCAAATGTTATCGCGCCGTACTGAATGAAAACATGCTAAACCAGATTTATAGAGAAAGAGAAACAGGGTTGTTTGTCCCTTATTTTATATTGTACCTCATGTTTTTTGTCAATGCGGGCATATTTCTCTTTTTATTGTTGAAATACCATCACATCACTTTTACGAATTATCCGATCCTATTGTTAACTGGGTGTGTTTTATTGATTAGTTTACTGTTTTTTCTCAAACATTTATTGCTGGCAGTGGTGGGCGGCATTTTCCCTGTTACAAAAGAGACAAGTATTTATAGTTTTACGATTATGGTATATTGCATAATGCTTGGATTGGTACTGGCTCCTGTCAATTTAATGATCGCTTACGCACCCGATGAGTTGGCTAATATTTTGATCCTTGGCAGCCTATTTTTTATTGTTTCTTTGTATGTCATTCGGGGCTTTAGAGGATTATTACTTGCGAACGATTATCTTCGTTTTAATATATTCCACTTTTTGTTGTATATTTGCACTGTCGAAATAGTGCCTGTCTTGGTCTTATACAAGCTGATAACTAACCAATTGTAA
- a CDS encoding uroporphyrinogen-III synthase produces the protein MTANGKVYVDTFKKVKTILVSQPKPERSPYYELEKKYDLQIDWRPFIHVEGVPAKEVRKQRIRPDEFTAVIFTSKNAVDHFFRVCEEMRIKMSQETKYFCLTEAIAHYLQKFIVYRKRKVFSGKRTILDLAPSLKKHKANEKFLLPCSNLGAREVSSFLDEFGFEWKDALMYRTVSSDLSDLSDVTYDVLVFFSPLGIQSLYENFPDFLQNDTRLAVFGSSTSRAVEERGLAINIKAPAPEAPSMTMALENYLARSNKD, from the coding sequence ATGACAGCAAATGGTAAAGTGTACGTTGACACATTTAAAAAGGTAAAAACGATTCTGGTCTCACAGCCCAAACCTGAACGCTCCCCCTATTATGAATTAGAGAAAAAGTATGATTTACAGATTGATTGGCGCCCATTCATTCATGTGGAAGGCGTGCCAGCAAAGGAGGTTCGGAAACAAAGAATTCGCCCAGACGAATTTACGGCTGTGATTTTTACCAGTAAGAATGCAGTAGATCATTTCTTTCGCGTCTGCGAAGAAATGCGCATTAAAATGTCGCAGGAAACTAAGTATTTCTGTCTGACAGAAGCTATTGCGCACTATCTACAAAAATTCATCGTGTATCGGAAAAGAAAAGTCTTTTCTGGTAAAAGAACCATTTTAGATTTGGCTCCGTCTTTAAAAAAGCATAAGGCAAATGAAAAATTTCTTTTGCCTTGCAGCAATCTTGGCGCCCGCGAAGTCTCCTCTTTTCTGGATGAGTTTGGCTTCGAATGGAAAGACGCCTTGATGTACCGAACGGTAAGTAGTGATTTATCAGACTTAAGTGATGTGACTTACGATGTATTGGTATTTTTTAGTCCTTTGGGCATCCAATCATTGTATGAGAATTTTCCGGATTTTCTGCAGAATGATACGCGATTAGCGGTATTTGGGTCCAGTACTAGCCGCGCTGTTGAAGAGCGTGGACTGGCGATCAATATCAAAGCACCTGCTCCGGAAGCTCCCTCTATGACAATGGCTTTGGAAAACTATTTGGCGCGGTCAAATAAGGACTAA
- a CDS encoding CoA pyrophosphatase yields MKDFIDRLSQQLQKPLPGRPAQYSLAHAGRQDNMAVPPDAKLAGVLVLFFPKAGEWHLVLIERTSRYPNDRHSGQISFPGGRHETSDQTLLETALREAAEEVGIIPQQVNILGALSDLYIPVSNFHVHPHVGFTTDVPLFIPQPAEVQSILEVPFNVFQAANALQHKDIRIYNGMTLKAVPHFNVFGKTVWGATAMMLGELLEIVKNGS; encoded by the coding sequence ATGAAAGATTTTATAGATCGGCTATCTCAACAATTGCAAAAACCACTACCGGGAAGACCTGCGCAATATAGCCTGGCACATGCCGGACGGCAGGATAACATGGCGGTTCCTCCTGATGCCAAGCTGGCGGGCGTTTTGGTTTTGTTTTTTCCTAAGGCCGGAGAATGGCACCTTGTCCTCATCGAGCGCACCTCTCGTTATCCCAATGACCGCCATAGCGGCCAGATCAGCTTCCCTGGTGGCCGGCACGAAACATCAGACCAAACGCTGCTGGAAACGGCGCTTAGAGAAGCGGCGGAAGAAGTGGGGATTATTCCCCAGCAGGTGAATATACTGGGTGCATTAAGTGACCTTTATATTCCCGTCAGTAATTTCCATGTACATCCGCATGTAGGGTTCACGACAGATGTTCCTTTGTTTATTCCCCAGCCCGCGGAGGTGCAAAGTATCCTCGAAGTTCCCTTTAATGTTTTTCAAGCCGCTAATGCGCTGCAGCATAAAGATATCCGCATCTATAATGGGATGACACTCAAAGCAGTGCCACACTTTAATGTTTTCGGTAAAACGGTATGGGGAGCGACGGCCATGATGTTGGGAGAATTGCTGGAAATCGTTAAAAATGGAAGTTAG
- a CDS encoding CPBP family intramembrane glutamic endopeptidase, with amino-acid sequence MKYKIPSITVIGLVLAFFGAPLLIFVFNQFTKDIQLTNEMVVVRELALFFLTGLLLLLIIKGEKLSLDSIGLHNKHWGKSLVLALLIMISTIALLAGILGVFQLLGISFGSGGESNRYENISLTVLTLMMFRAGVIEEICYRGFIMERLEKYTGNRLIYLYLPALIFGLIHYRQGVGGIIIATAAGLLLALFYDKKRDLKANIIAHFSVDLIPNVLIPLISEAS; translated from the coding sequence ATGAAATACAAAATTCCTTCAATCACAGTAATAGGACTAGTTCTTGCTTTCTTTGGAGCTCCACTACTCATCTTCGTTTTTAACCAATTTACCAAAGACATTCAATTGACTAACGAAATGGTTGTTGTCAGGGAATTGGCTCTTTTCTTTTTAACTGGGTTACTTTTACTCCTTATTATTAAAGGGGAAAAGCTTAGCCTTGATTCTATAGGCCTTCACAATAAACATTGGGGCAAATCACTTGTGTTGGCTTTACTTATTATGATTTCGACCATCGCACTATTAGCTGGAATATTGGGTGTCTTCCAGCTTTTGGGTATTTCATTTGGCTCTGGGGGAGAAAGCAATCGTTACGAAAATATATCATTAACAGTCCTAACGTTAATGATGTTTCGTGCCGGTGTAATTGAGGAAATCTGCTATAGAGGATTCATTATGGAGCGATTGGAAAAGTATACAGGCAATCGTCTTATTTATCTTTATCTTCCTGCTTTAATCTTTGGTTTAATTCATTACCGCCAAGGAGTTGGAGGAATAATTATTGCAACTGCGGCTGGTTTACTTCTAGCACTTTTTTATGATAAAAAACGAGATTTAAAAGCGAACATTATTGCTCATTTCTCAGTAGACTTAATACCGAATGTCCTTATCCCTTTGATTTCAGAGGCGAGCTAG
- a CDS encoding IS3 family transposase (programmed frameshift) has protein sequence MKRSRFTESQIIKILQEQESGISVKEIARKHEISEGTFYSWKSKYGGMSVNELNRIKELEEENSRLKKLYANLSLEHDALKDVLEKKPLGPDEKREAVRHLNKGHGISIRQACKLIKLPRSMYYYEAHPKNRRDEQIRQVLDKWAGQFPHYGFWLLYYRLRLMNYKWNHKPVYRVYTDLKLNMRRKPKRKLPKRKKQPLKVPAELNDTWSMDFVSDALANGYSFRVLNLMDDCSREALAATPDTSISSKRVVRILNQILEYRDPPKKLRVDNGPEFIAKPLAKWAEKNNVELVFIQAGKPTQNGFVERLNGTIRREVLDRYWFEDLEEVRQHLDEWIIEYNPYRPHEGIGFLSPDLFVQWNFENIVKNTA, from the exons ATGAAAAGATCGAGATTCACCGAGTCACAAATCATCAAGATCCTGCAGGAGCAGGAATCGGGCATATCCGTGAAGGAAATTGCGCGCAAGCATGAAATTAGTGAAGGCACGTTCTATAGTTGGAAATCCAAGTATGGGGGTATGAGTGTCAATGAACTGAATCGGATTAAGGAATTAGAGGAAGAGAATAGTCGATTGAAAAAGCTATATGCCAATTTAAGCCTGGAGCATGACGCCTTAAAAGATGTACTGGAAAAAAAGC CCTTGGGGCCTGACGAAAAACGGGAAGCGGTCAGACATTTGAATAAAGGTCATGGTATTAGTATTCGTCAGGCTTGTAAACTGATCAAGTTACCCAGATCGATGTATTATTATGAAGCTCATCCTAAAAATCGGCGGGACGAGCAGATCCGGCAGGTTTTAGACAAATGGGCTGGCCAGTTTCCTCATTATGGTTTTTGGCTGCTGTATTATCGTCTGCGCTTGATGAACTACAAATGGAATCATAAGCCCGTTTACCGGGTTTATACGGACTTGAAGCTGAATATGCGGCGGAAACCAAAGAGAAAGCTGCCTAAACGGAAAAAACAACCACTGAAGGTTCCAGCTGAACTAAACGATACGTGGTCGATGGATTTTGTGAGTGACGCCTTGGCTAACGGCTACTCTTTTCGGGTACTGAATTTAATGGATGATTGCAGCCGGGAGGCACTGGCGGCCACCCCAGATACTTCGATTTCTTCCAAGCGAGTCGTGAGAATACTGAACCAGATATTGGAATATCGAGATCCACCCAAAAAGTTGCGGGTAGATAACGGGCCGGAATTTATCGCCAAACCCTTGGCTAAATGGGCTGAAAAAAACAATGTAGAGCTGGTTTTTATCCAAGCAGGAAAACCAACCCAGAACGGATTCGTCGAAAGGCTGAATGGAACGATCCGAAGAGAGGTACTAGATCGATACTGGTTTGAAGACCTGGAGGAAGTCCGCCAACATTTAGATGAATGGATCATAGAGTACAATCCCTACCGGCCGCATGAGGGCATCGGGTTTTTATCGCCTGATTTGTTTGTCCAATGGAACTTTGAAAATATAGTGAAAAATACTGCTTAA